One Brassica napus cultivar Da-Ae chromosome C4, Da-Ae, whole genome shotgun sequence genomic region harbors:
- the LOC106394581 gene encoding transcription factor PAR1-like: protein MEKTLATPDTTRSLSPSWSVSVESPAAGFERRTKRRLSQTKASVCVSGEVDEDEEEVKEKIEALQRIIPGGTALGVDALFEETAGYIMSLQCKIKTIKVLTSFLQRLDKQDMKFGG from the coding sequence ATGGAGAAAACTCTAGCTACTCCTGACACTACTAGATCTCTTTCACCGTCATGGTCAGTGTCCGTTGAATCACCTGCCGCTGGTTTTGAGCGCAGAACCAAACGGAGACTTTCGCAGACTAAGGCAAGCGTCTGTGTGTCCGGTGAAGTagatgaagatgaggaagagGTAAAAGAGAAGATTGAGGCGTTGCAGAGGATTATTCCAGGAGGAACGGCGCTTGGTGTGGACGCGCTCTTCGAAGAGACAGCTGGTTACATAATGTCTCTACAATGTAAGATCAAGACCATTAAAGTCCTCACTTCATTTCTCCAACGCTTAGATAAACAAGATATGAAGTTCGGAGGTTGA